The following are from one region of the Myotis daubentonii chromosome 2, mMyoDau2.1, whole genome shotgun sequence genome:
- the TSC22D1 gene encoding TSC22 domain family protein 1 isoform X7 → MDLVKSHLMYAVREEVEVLKEQIKELIEKNSQLEQENNLLKTLASPEQLAQFQAQLQTGSPPATTQPQGTTQPPAQPASQGSGPTA, encoded by the coding sequence GATCTGGTGAAAAGCCATTTGATGTATGCGGTTAGAGAGGAAGTGGAGGTCCTCAAAGAGCAAATCAAAGAACTAATAGAGAAAAATTCCCAGCTGGAGCAGGAAAACAATTTGCTGAAGACActggccagccctgagcagcTTGCCCAGTTTCAGGCCCAGCTGCAGACTGGCTCCCCTCCTGCCACCACACAGCCGCAGGGGACCACACAGCCCCCGGCCcagccagcctcccagggctCAGGACCAACTGCATAG